A region from the Catellatospora sp. TT07R-123 genome encodes:
- a CDS encoding condensation domain-containing protein, with translation MQVIPRRADAVTTAPLSLLQRRMWHLCTAYPGTASPIVAVANRISGPLDVPAFTAAVAAVCDRHDALRTTFALGADGPTQVIAPPGGTGTELADLSGAPDGQARAQELVGQLTGALLDLDGGRLVRSVLIRLADDDHVWCLAVHHLLADGESAMVIAREVAALYRGAALPDPPIGYADFAAWQLSEAAGGDLAYWVEQLSGVPVLELPCDFPRPPVKSTRADQVDLRLDPVHADAVDRLARAQRATPYMVLLTALLVVLARRSGQDDLCVGTPVSGRLLVETEDAVGLFGNMIALRADLSGAPTFAQLLARVRAVTIAGLGRQSVPFGQVVAAVDPPRDPSRTQVFQVIFALHTQTAGPAEPGLDWRPFGAGAPQILHDLVLDTWRGPSGLDITLRYDTGLFRPETAAAMAEQFATVLRAMAADADQPVFGGGGR, from the coding sequence ATGCAGGTCATCCCACGTCGCGCCGACGCCGTCACCACCGCGCCCCTGTCGCTGCTCCAGCGCCGGATGTGGCACCTGTGCACCGCGTACCCGGGCACGGCCTCGCCCATCGTGGCCGTCGCCAACCGCATCTCCGGGCCGCTGGACGTGCCCGCGTTCACCGCCGCGGTCGCGGCCGTGTGCGACCGCCATGACGCGCTGCGCACCACCTTCGCCCTCGGCGCCGACGGCCCGACGCAGGTCATCGCCCCGCCCGGCGGCACCGGGACGGAACTGGCCGACCTGTCCGGCGCGCCCGACGGGCAGGCGCGCGCCCAGGAACTGGTCGGGCAGCTCACCGGCGCGCTGCTCGACCTCGACGGCGGGCGGCTGGTCCGCTCCGTGCTGATCCGGCTGGCCGACGACGACCACGTGTGGTGCCTGGCCGTGCACCACCTGCTCGCCGACGGCGAGTCCGCGATGGTGATCGCCCGTGAGGTCGCCGCGCTCTACCGGGGCGCCGCCCTGCCCGACCCGCCCATCGGCTACGCCGACTTCGCCGCCTGGCAGTTGTCCGAGGCCGCCGGCGGCGACCTGGCGTACTGGGTGGAGCAGCTGTCCGGGGTGCCCGTGCTGGAGCTGCCGTGCGACTTCCCGCGGCCGCCGGTCAAGAGCACCCGCGCCGACCAGGTCGACCTGCGGTTGGACCCCGTGCACGCCGACGCCGTCGACCGCCTGGCCCGCGCGCAGCGCGCCACGCCGTACATGGTGCTGCTGACGGCGCTGCTGGTGGTGCTGGCCCGGCGGTCCGGGCAGGACGACCTCTGCGTCGGCACGCCCGTGTCCGGGCGGCTGCTGGTGGAGACCGAGGACGCGGTCGGCCTGTTCGGCAACATGATCGCGCTGCGCGCCGACCTGTCCGGCGCGCCGACCTTCGCGCAGCTGCTGGCCCGGGTCCGCGCGGTGACCATCGCCGGGCTGGGGCGCCAGTCGGTGCCGTTCGGGCAGGTCGTGGCCGCGGTGGACCCGCCCCGCGATCCGTCGCGCACCCAGGTCTTCCAGGTCATCTTCGCGCTGCACACCCAGACCGCGGGCCCGGCCGAGCCCGGCCTGGACTGGCGGCCGTTCGGCGCCGGGGCCCCGCAGATCCTGCACGACCTGGTGCTGGACACCTGGCGCGGTCCGTCCGGACTGGACATCACGCTGCGCTACGACACCGGACTGTTCCGGCCCGAGACGGCGGCGGCCATGGCGGAGCAGTTCGCCACGGTGCTGCGGGCGATGGCCGCCGACGCCGACCAACCCGTGTTCGGCGGGGGTGGCCGGTGA
- a CDS encoding cytochrome P450, with amino-acid sequence MNPRRDGYALAVHGHDAVAHVLRDGGFRQIDIDYLDRNRPRWREHACLRTLRDSLFFSDGPEHTRMRRVIASFFTARRIATLEPEMTKLIHDRVEHLALAGADGAVLDFMAEFAYDVPSRIVGDLLGVPEADRDWCRPRVTAIGAIFELDGNTWSNLARADVAAAELTEYFTDLVRRRRDDPRDDLASELVRVQTESPGRLSFDELVANLITTYNAGFVTTTHMFGNGLRLLLEHPHLRERVTTRPEQVPAIVEEILRLEPPVQFTIRYAVADTEVGGHPVRAGDTLLVLLGAANRDPRHFANPDAFDPDRVAGGSSLSFSLGGHYCLGATMTRMEGAIAFPALFERLPGLRLAGQPAPQTQYMFRGHDHLPIRVD; translated from the coding sequence ATGAACCCGCGCCGTGACGGCTACGCGCTGGCCGTGCACGGCCACGACGCGGTGGCCCACGTGCTGCGCGACGGCGGCTTCCGGCAGATCGACATCGACTACCTCGACCGCAACCGGCCCCGCTGGCGCGAGCACGCGTGCCTGCGTACGCTGCGCGACTCCCTGTTCTTCAGCGACGGCCCCGAGCACACCCGGATGCGGCGCGTCATCGCCTCGTTCTTCACCGCCCGCCGCATCGCCACGCTCGAACCCGAGATGACCAAGCTCATCCACGACCGCGTCGAGCACCTGGCCCTGGCCGGGGCCGACGGCGCCGTGCTCGACTTCATGGCCGAGTTCGCCTACGACGTGCCCAGCCGCATCGTCGGCGACCTGCTCGGGGTGCCGGAGGCCGACCGCGACTGGTGCCGCCCCCGGGTGACCGCCATCGGTGCGATCTTCGAGCTCGACGGCAACACGTGGTCGAACCTGGCCCGTGCCGACGTCGCCGCCGCCGAGCTGACCGAGTACTTCACCGACCTGGTGCGCCGCCGCCGCGACGACCCGCGCGACGACCTGGCCAGCGAGCTGGTCCGGGTCCAGACCGAGTCGCCGGGGCGGCTGAGCTTCGACGAGCTGGTCGCGAACCTGATCACGACGTACAACGCCGGGTTCGTCACCACCACGCACATGTTCGGCAACGGGCTGCGGCTGCTGCTGGAGCACCCGCACCTGCGCGAGCGCGTCACCACCCGCCCCGAGCAGGTCCCGGCGATCGTGGAGGAGATCCTGCGCCTGGAGCCGCCGGTGCAGTTCACCATCCGCTACGCCGTGGCCGACACCGAGGTCGGCGGCCACCCGGTGCGCGCCGGGGACACGCTGCTGGTGCTGCTCGGCGCCGCCAACCGCGACCCGCGCCACTTCGCGAACCCGGACGCCTTCGACCCCGACCGCGTGGCGGGCGGGTCGAGCCTCAGCTTCAGCCTCGGCGGGCACTACTGCCTGGGCGCGACCATGACCCGGATGGAGGGCGCCATCGCCTTCCCGGCCCTGTTCGAGCGGCTGCCGGGGCTGCGCCTGGCCGGGCAGCCCGCGCCGCAGACGCAGTACATGTTCCGGGGCCACGACCACCTGCCGATCCGGGTGGACTGA
- a CDS encoding ABC transporter ATP-binding protein — MRRWIELAKLLPRAGAAPVAAALAVSVVFGLAPIAFMVAMSVLLARVPAVARGEGALGTAAALTLVALAVQQLVGPFQSALAELISRRVDAHCVRRALEAAYRRAPVATLERPGTLDLLADVRAAMDRTTPSPGDAAAALPALLARYTQLTGAVVLIAVVLSPVTAVIVGVTALVIRFGQRGSLGRFGAHWDALSPQRRRLAYVRGLATGTEAAKEVRVLGLLDWVTRRLHREHRGYLDPLWAMRRRLLLWPFVGFAAVGLTGGALGLAAIAQATAHGRLSLLGYGLAVQAVLIPVRFGVYFPEADVQTQFGGRAYAALVRFEQACADTAPPPGTEPAPQPREAIRFEGVGFAYPGGHRVFSALDLTIPAGRCTAIVGLNGAGKTTLVKLLTRCYDPDTGAITIDGNDLRGIDPADWQQRLAVVFQDFNRYELTAGENIGLGTGTPADWHHAAVRAGADDLVAALADGLDTPLSTRYTGGQDLSGGQWQRIALARALHAMSRGAALLVLDEPTAALDVRAEVEFFDRFLAQTRGTTSVIISHRFSTVRHADRIVVLADGVVAEQGGHDELVAAGGRYAQLFEAQASRFRDREAVAA, encoded by the coding sequence GTGCGTCGGTGGATCGAACTCGCGAAACTGCTGCCCCGGGCGGGTGCGGCACCTGTCGCCGCGGCCCTGGCGGTGAGCGTCGTATTCGGACTGGCCCCCATCGCTTTCATGGTGGCGATGAGCGTGCTGCTGGCCCGGGTGCCCGCCGTGGCCCGGGGTGAGGGAGCGCTGGGCACCGCCGCCGCGCTCACCCTGGTCGCGCTCGCGGTGCAGCAGCTCGTCGGGCCGTTCCAGAGCGCGCTGGCCGAGCTCATCTCCCGCCGCGTCGACGCCCACTGCGTCCGGCGGGCGCTGGAGGCGGCGTACCGGCGCGCGCCGGTGGCGACGCTGGAGCGGCCCGGCACCCTCGACCTGCTCGCCGACGTACGCGCCGCGATGGACCGGACCACCCCGTCGCCCGGCGACGCCGCCGCCGCGCTGCCCGCGCTGCTGGCCAGGTACACGCAGCTCACCGGGGCCGTGGTGCTGATCGCGGTGGTGCTGTCGCCGGTCACCGCCGTGATCGTCGGGGTCACCGCGCTGGTGATCCGGTTCGGGCAGCGCGGCTCGCTGGGCCGCTTCGGCGCGCACTGGGACGCCCTGTCGCCGCAGCGGCGGCGGCTGGCCTACGTCCGCGGCCTGGCCACCGGCACCGAGGCGGCCAAGGAGGTGCGCGTGCTCGGGCTGCTGGACTGGGTCACCCGGCGGCTGCACCGCGAGCACCGCGGCTACCTCGACCCGCTGTGGGCGATGCGCCGCCGCCTGCTGCTGTGGCCGTTCGTCGGGTTCGCGGCGGTCGGGCTCACGGGCGGGGCGCTGGGCCTGGCCGCGATCGCGCAGGCGACCGCGCACGGGCGGCTCTCGCTGCTCGGCTACGGCCTGGCCGTGCAGGCGGTGCTGATCCCGGTCCGGTTCGGCGTGTACTTCCCGGAGGCCGACGTGCAGACGCAGTTCGGCGGACGCGCGTACGCCGCGCTGGTCCGCTTCGAGCAGGCCTGCGCCGACACCGCCCCGCCGCCGGGCACCGAGCCGGCGCCGCAGCCGCGCGAGGCGATCCGCTTCGAAGGCGTCGGCTTCGCCTACCCCGGCGGCCACCGGGTCTTCTCGGCCCTGGACCTGACCATCCCGGCCGGGCGGTGCACCGCGATCGTCGGGCTCAACGGGGCGGGCAAGACGACGCTGGTGAAGCTGCTGACGCGTTGCTACGACCCCGATACGGGGGCGATCACCATCGACGGGAACGACCTGCGCGGCATAGACCCGGCCGACTGGCAGCAGCGGCTGGCCGTGGTGTTCCAGGACTTCAACCGGTACGAGCTGACCGCCGGCGAGAACATCGGCCTGGGCACCGGCACCCCCGCCGACTGGCACCACGCGGCCGTCCGCGCCGGGGCCGACGACCTCGTCGCTGCTTTGGCCGACGGCCTGGACACCCCGCTGAGCACCCGCTACACCGGCGGCCAGGACCTGTCCGGCGGCCAGTGGCAGCGGATCGCGCTGGCCCGCGCCCTGCACGCCATGTCGCGCGGTGCCGCGCTGCTGGTGCTCGACGAGCCGACGGCCGCCCTCGACGTCCGCGCCGAGGTCGAGTTCTTCGACCGGTTCCTGGCGCAGACCCGGGGCACCACCAGCGTCATCATCTCGCACCGGTTCTCCACCGTGCGCCACGCCGACCGGATCGTGGTGCTGGCCGACGGCGTGGTCGCCGAGCAGGGCGGCCACGACGAGCTGGTCGCGGCGGGCGGGCGCTACGCGCAGCTGTTCGAGGCCCAGGCGTCCCGGTTCCGCGACCGCGAGGCGGTGGCCGCGTGA
- a CDS encoding ABC transporter ATP-binding protein, producing the protein MKTSDTSLRTAVRFVLGLAWRADRRKLLIGAALLLTGYLSTPFVGFLLRDFTDAALRGQTAAATAMAVGVAALLVFELMMGHFAHLYYFEVGEQAGTELDRRLVGLAGGGSGIAHLDDPKFADALALAAQDAAQARPALEGVLHLAGLGLRAAVTVVLLATVNPWLALLPLAAVPPVLIARRAAELSNKARERTAEAGRLASHLLSLAADADAVKEIRLSGADTHLIDRHGRAWRQTTDALWAAQWRAAALRGAGQLLFAAAYGGAILAVLHQAVTGTATVGEVILVVTLAVQISVQVAGAIGLHATMASAARTAQRYDELAAAVPAPGPARSKAPRRLRRGIRLHGVGFAYPGAAAPVLHGVDLVIPAGATVALVGENGAGKSTLVKLLCGLYEPTSGKITVDGVDLRDIPAAKWHSRIAMLFQDFAKLHLSVRTNIGIGQLALASDDTALHAAARLARADAVVAQAGGLSGMLGRGYADGAELSGGQWQSVGLARSLLRPAPLLLALDEPAAALDAHAEDALFGRFAASARRAARGAGAVTLFTSHRFSTVRSADLIIVLRDGTVADQGSHDELMSRPGLYRELYTMQARAYA; encoded by the coding sequence GTGAAGACGTCCGACACCTCGCTGCGTACGGCCGTGCGGTTCGTGCTCGGGCTGGCCTGGCGCGCCGACCGGCGCAAGCTGCTCATCGGGGCCGCGCTGCTGCTGACCGGGTACCTGAGCACCCCGTTCGTCGGGTTCCTGCTGCGCGACTTCACCGACGCCGCCCTGCGCGGGCAGACCGCGGCCGCCACCGCCATGGCCGTGGGCGTGGCCGCGCTGCTGGTGTTCGAGCTGATGATGGGCCACTTCGCCCACCTGTACTACTTCGAGGTCGGCGAGCAGGCGGGCACCGAACTCGACCGGCGCCTGGTCGGGCTCGCGGGCGGCGGCAGCGGCATCGCCCACCTGGACGACCCGAAGTTCGCCGACGCGCTCGCGCTGGCCGCGCAGGACGCCGCCCAGGCCCGGCCCGCGCTGGAGGGCGTGCTGCACCTGGCCGGGCTCGGGCTGCGGGCCGCGGTGACCGTCGTGCTGCTGGCCACGGTCAACCCGTGGCTGGCGCTGCTGCCGCTGGCCGCCGTGCCGCCGGTGCTGATCGCCCGGCGCGCGGCCGAGCTGTCGAACAAGGCCCGCGAGCGCACCGCCGAGGCGGGGCGGCTGGCCTCCCACCTGCTGTCGCTGGCCGCCGACGCCGACGCCGTCAAGGAGATCCGGCTGTCCGGTGCGGACACGCACCTGATCGACCGGCACGGGCGGGCGTGGCGGCAGACCACCGACGCGCTGTGGGCGGCGCAGTGGCGGGCGGCGGCGCTGCGCGGCGCCGGGCAGCTGCTGTTCGCCGCCGCGTACGGCGGGGCGATCCTGGCGGTGCTGCACCAGGCCGTCACCGGCACCGCGACCGTCGGCGAGGTGATCCTCGTGGTGACGCTGGCGGTGCAGATCAGCGTCCAGGTCGCCGGGGCGATCGGGCTGCACGCGACCATGGCCTCGGCGGCGCGCACCGCGCAGCGCTACGACGAGCTGGCCGCGGCCGTGCCCGCGCCCGGCCCGGCCCGGTCGAAGGCGCCCCGGCGGCTGCGGCGCGGCATCCGGCTGCACGGCGTCGGCTTCGCCTACCCCGGCGCGGCCGCGCCGGTGCTGCACGGCGTCGACCTGGTCATCCCGGCCGGGGCGACGGTGGCGCTGGTCGGCGAGAACGGCGCGGGCAAGAGCACCCTGGTCAAACTGCTGTGCGGGCTGTACGAGCCGACCAGCGGAAAGATCACCGTCGACGGCGTCGACCTGCGCGACATCCCGGCCGCCAAGTGGCACAGCCGGATCGCGATGCTGTTCCAGGACTTCGCGAAGCTGCACCTGTCGGTGCGTACCAACATCGGGATCGGACAGCTGGCGCTGGCGTCCGACGACACCGCGCTGCACGCCGCGGCCCGGCTCGCCCGCGCCGACGCGGTGGTCGCCCAGGCGGGCGGCCTGTCCGGCATGCTCGGGCGCGGCTACGCCGACGGCGCCGAGCTGTCCGGCGGCCAGTGGCAGTCGGTCGGGCTGGCCCGCTCGCTGCTGCGCCCGGCACCGCTGCTGCTGGCCCTGGACGAGCCCGCCGCCGCGCTGGACGCGCACGCCGAGGACGCCCTGTTCGGACGGTTCGCCGCGTCGGCGCGGCGGGCGGCGCGGGGCGCGGGCGCGGTCACCCTGTTCACCTCGCACCGCTTCTCGACCGTACGGTCGGCGGACCTGATCATCGTGCTGCGCGACGGGACCGTGGCCGACCAGGGCAGCCACGACGAGCTGATGTCGCGACCGGGGCTGTACCGCGAGCTGTACACGATGCAGGCGCGCGCCTACGCGTGA
- a CDS encoding LysR family transcriptional regulator: MELEIRHLKVVCAIADTGSVTKASSVLGLAQPAVTAQLQRIERALGGPLFERGRHGATPTALGELVLARARVVLPAMKGLREDATQLAGHRLPQNQWRIGAVNGPILGGLMSRLAAENDSLQVLTHPSHWADTLAEMAAAGKLDFCVVGVCGDTVPGTPDDGLVWREIATDAVFVMLPENHALAGSWEIDLAQLAEAQWASMPGDGCFGACFNAACARAGFTPRTMYEMDIGNALDAVHAGHAVGLCKATFRRVDGIATVPIAGGPLRWRHLLGWHPRGAAAGFADAMLAHAAAAYEESAARNPHYLKWREANPRFAPRASIA; encoded by the coding sequence ATGGAGCTGGAGATCCGTCACCTCAAGGTGGTCTGCGCCATCGCGGACACCGGCAGCGTGACGAAGGCGTCGTCCGTGCTCGGGCTGGCCCAGCCCGCGGTCACCGCCCAGTTGCAGCGCATCGAGCGGGCGCTGGGCGGCCCCCTGTTCGAACGCGGCCGCCACGGCGCGACCCCGACGGCGCTCGGGGAGCTGGTGCTGGCCCGCGCCCGGGTGGTGCTGCCGGCGATGAAGGGCCTGCGGGAGGACGCGACCCAGCTGGCCGGGCACCGGCTGCCGCAGAACCAGTGGCGCATCGGCGCCGTCAACGGCCCCATCCTGGGCGGCCTGATGTCGCGCCTGGCCGCCGAGAACGACAGCCTCCAGGTGCTGACACATCCGTCGCACTGGGCCGACACCCTGGCGGAGATGGCGGCCGCGGGCAAACTGGACTTCTGCGTCGTGGGCGTCTGCGGCGACACCGTCCCCGGCACGCCCGACGACGGCCTGGTCTGGCGCGAGATCGCCACCGACGCCGTCTTCGTGATGCTGCCGGAGAACCACGCCCTGGCCGGCAGCTGGGAGATCGACCTGGCGCAGCTGGCCGAGGCGCAGTGGGCCAGCATGCCCGGCGACGGCTGCTTCGGCGCCTGCTTCAACGCCGCCTGCGCGCGGGCCGGGTTCACCCCGCGCACCATGTACGAGATGGACATCGGCAACGCTCTGGACGCGGTGCACGCCGGGCACGCGGTCGGGCTGTGCAAGGCCACGTTCCGGCGCGTCGACGGGATCGCCACCGTGCCGATCGCCGGTGGGCCGCTGCGCTGGCGGCACCTGCTGGGCTGGCATCCGCGCGGCGCCGCCGCCGGGTTCGCCGACGCCATGCTCGCCCACGCCGCCGCCGCGTACGAGGAGTCGGCCGCCCGCAACCCGCACTACCTGAAGTGGCGCGAGGCCAACCCGCGGTTCGCGCCGCGGGCTTCCATCGCATGA
- a CDS encoding S1 family peptidase: MNRRILYTSAVAALTLGITAALTYPAAAGQRPDAVTEAAIASGVSTQVFQALSRDLKLDTKGVQLRLANEARAAGADLKLRKALGGGYAGAWLSADAKTFTVAVTSSAQAEQVKAAGATPQLVTRSLAQLDAVKDRLDAAAGKAPASVPGWYVDVTTNSVVVLAHAAADAAGFLKAAAVDAASVRVETSTEHPVPYIDVIGGNAYYIGGSRCSVGFPVTGGFVTAGHCGTTGSTTTQPSGTFRGSSFPGNDYAWVQVASGNTPRPYVNNYAGGNVTVAGSTEAAVGASVCRSGSTTGWHCGTIQARGASVTYSQGTVTGLIRTNVCAEPGDSGGSLIAGSQAQGVTSGGSGDCTSGGTTYFQPVNEILQAYSLTLTTSGTTPPSSPPPGGGCTGYEFTRTGSLSSGASAYQPDNSYYTSTASGTHRGCLVGPAATDFDLYLQKWNGSAWVNVAQGATSSSSESLTYSGTAGSYRYRVHAYSGSGSYTLGFTNP; this comes from the coding sequence ATGAACCGGAGAATCCTCTACACCTCCGCGGTGGCCGCCCTCACCCTGGGCATCACCGCGGCACTGACCTACCCGGCAGCCGCGGGCCAGCGGCCCGACGCCGTCACCGAGGCCGCCATCGCGTCCGGGGTGTCGACGCAGGTCTTCCAGGCGCTGTCGCGCGACCTCAAGCTCGACACCAAGGGCGTCCAGCTGCGCCTGGCCAACGAGGCCAGGGCCGCCGGCGCCGACCTCAAGCTGCGCAAGGCCCTCGGCGGCGGCTACGCCGGGGCCTGGCTGTCGGCCGACGCCAAGACCTTCACCGTCGCGGTCACCAGCAGCGCCCAGGCCGAGCAGGTCAAGGCCGCGGGCGCCACCCCGCAGCTGGTCACCCGCAGCCTGGCCCAGCTCGACGCGGTCAAGGACCGGCTCGACGCCGCCGCGGGCAAGGCGCCCGCGTCGGTGCCCGGCTGGTACGTCGACGTCACCACCAACAGCGTCGTCGTGCTCGCCCACGCCGCTGCCGACGCCGCCGGATTCCTCAAGGCCGCCGCCGTGGACGCCGCCTCCGTGCGGGTCGAGACGTCCACCGAGCACCCGGTGCCCTACATCGACGTCATCGGCGGCAACGCGTACTACATCGGCGGCTCGCGCTGCTCGGTCGGCTTCCCCGTGACCGGCGGGTTCGTCACCGCGGGCCACTGCGGCACCACCGGCTCGACCACCACGCAGCCCAGCGGCACCTTCCGCGGCTCCAGCTTCCCCGGCAACGACTACGCCTGGGTGCAGGTGGCCTCGGGCAACACCCCGCGCCCGTACGTCAACAACTACGCGGGCGGCAACGTGACCGTCGCGGGCTCCACCGAGGCCGCCGTCGGTGCGTCGGTGTGCCGCTCCGGCTCGACCACCGGCTGGCACTGCGGCACCATCCAGGCCCGCGGCGCGTCGGTGACCTACTCGCAGGGCACCGTGACCGGCCTGATCCGCACCAACGTCTGCGCCGAGCCGGGCGACTCCGGCGGCTCGCTCATCGCGGGCAGCCAGGCCCAGGGCGTCACCTCCGGCGGGTCGGGCGACTGCACCTCCGGCGGCACGACCTACTTCCAGCCGGTCAACGAGATCCTCCAGGCGTACAGCCTGACGCTGACGACCAGCGGCACCACCCCGCCCAGCTCCCCGCCGCCCGGCGGCGGCTGCACCGGGTACGAGTTCACCCGCACCGGCTCGCTGTCCAGCGGCGCCAGCGCGTACCAGCCCGACAACAGCTACTACACCTCGACCGCCTCCGGCACCCACCGCGGCTGCCTGGTCGGCCCGGCGGCCACCGACTTCGACCTGTACCTGCAGAAGTGGAACGGCTCGGCGTGGGTGAACGTGGCCCAAGGCGCGACGTCGTCCAGCTCGGAGTCGCTGACCTACTCCGGCACCGCCGGCTCCTACCGCTACCGGGTGCACGCCTACAGCGGCTCCGGCAGCTACACCCTCGGCTTCACCAACCCGTAA
- a CDS encoding cation diffusion facilitator family transporter, whose protein sequence is MRRQPSQTPSEQPDDADGTSTGRIDPHPHDHDHPHRAESAHHDRGDSGHAPHHHDDDHGPDHEHDHEHGHGSGGWWHRITHLVTPHSHDSLDKVDSAMETSRQGIRALWVSLLVLGVTAALQAVVVLFSGSVALLGDTLHNVADALTAVPLGIAFVVGRRPANRRYTYGYGRAEDLAGIAIVLTIAVSAVWAGWEAVSRLLHPQEVRHLAYVAAAAVIGFLGNELVARYRITVGRRIGSAALVADGLHARTDGFTSLAVLLGAGGVALGWPRADPIVGLLITAAIVLVLKDAVREVYRRLMDAVDPALIGTAEQALRDTPGVLDVGAVRMRWIGHTLRAECEIVVDPDAPVRTGHAIAVDAEHRLIHAIPRLSAATVHADPGSPDAHQPLDHHR, encoded by the coding sequence ATGCGCCGTCAGCCATCGCAGACCCCCTCCGAGCAGCCCGACGACGCAGACGGCACGAGCACCGGCCGCATCGATCCGCATCCCCACGATCACGACCACCCCCACCGGGCGGAGTCTGCGCACCACGATCGCGGCGACAGCGGTCACGCGCCGCACCATCACGACGACGACCACGGCCCGGACCACGAGCATGACCACGAGCACGGGCACGGTTCGGGCGGGTGGTGGCACCGGATCACGCACCTGGTGACGCCGCATTCGCACGACAGTCTCGACAAGGTCGACAGTGCGATGGAGACCTCACGGCAGGGCATCCGCGCGCTGTGGGTGTCGCTGCTGGTGCTGGGGGTCACCGCAGCGCTACAGGCGGTCGTGGTGCTGTTCTCGGGCTCGGTGGCGCTGCTCGGCGACACGCTGCACAACGTGGCCGACGCGCTGACGGCGGTGCCGCTGGGCATCGCGTTCGTGGTCGGCCGGCGCCCGGCGAACCGGCGCTACACGTACGGCTACGGGCGGGCCGAGGACCTGGCTGGCATCGCGATCGTGCTGACCATCGCCGTGTCGGCGGTGTGGGCCGGCTGGGAGGCGGTGTCGCGGCTGCTGCACCCGCAGGAGGTCCGGCACCTGGCGTACGTCGCCGCCGCCGCGGTGATCGGGTTCCTCGGCAACGAGCTCGTGGCGCGATACCGGATCACGGTCGGGCGGCGGATCGGGTCGGCGGCGCTGGTCGCCGACGGGCTGCACGCGCGCACCGACGGGTTCACCTCGCTGGCCGTGCTGCTGGGAGCGGGCGGGGTGGCCCTGGGCTGGCCCCGGGCCGACCCGATCGTGGGCCTGCTGATCACCGCGGCGATCGTGCTGGTGCTCAAGGACGCCGTCCGCGAGGTCTACCGGCGGCTGATGGACGCCGTCGACCCCGCGCTCATCGGCACCGCCGAGCAGGCGCTGCGCGACACCCCCGGGGTGCTGGACGTCGGCGCGGTGCGGATGCGCTGGATCGGCCACACGCTGCGGGCCGAGTGCGAGATCGTGGTGGACCCGGACGCCCCGGTACGCACCGGCCACGCGATCGCCGTCGACGCCGAGCACCGGCTCATCCACGCGATCCCGCGCCTGTCCGCGGCGACCGTGCACGCCGACCCCGGCAGCCCCGACGCCCACCAGCCCCTCGACCACCACCGCTGA
- a CDS encoding Gfo/Idh/MocA family protein → MEPVRLVLIGAGDRGTGYSRWALAHPDRARIVAVAEPDPARRERLAAAHGIAAADTYADWPELLAAGIAADAVIIATQDSGHVAPALAAARAGLHIMLEKPIAPTPEDCVRVVDAVREAGVMLAVCHVLRYAPYTRMVKQLVDSGAIGEIVSVQHHEPVGFWHQAHSFVRGHWRRQDLASFMLLAKSCHDIDWLQHVVGRDIARVSSFGGLRHFRPENRPEGAADRCLDCAVEPDCPYSATRLYGGQLAQGRHSWPLSVVTQVFTEESLLSALREGPYGRCVYACDNDVVDHQVVAMEFDGGVSAVFTMNAFNTGGHRRTRLFGTRGELVCEGDSITVYDFVTGAWTQHDPSTVGGADSAGGHGGGDEGLMEAFVTAVATGDPAPILSGPAQTLNSHLATFAAEQARLDGTVVTVAR, encoded by the coding sequence ATGGAACCCGTACGCCTGGTGCTGATCGGCGCCGGAGACCGCGGCACCGGCTACTCCCGCTGGGCGCTGGCTCACCCGGACCGGGCCCGGATCGTGGCCGTCGCCGAACCCGACCCCGCCCGCCGCGAGCGCCTCGCCGCCGCCCACGGCATCGCCGCGGCCGACACGTACGCCGACTGGCCCGAGCTGCTGGCCGCCGGGATCGCCGCCGACGCGGTCATCATCGCCACCCAGGACTCCGGCCACGTCGCCCCGGCCCTGGCCGCCGCCCGCGCCGGGCTGCACATCATGCTGGAGAAGCCGATCGCGCCGACGCCGGAGGACTGCGTGCGCGTCGTGGACGCGGTGCGCGAGGCGGGCGTCATGCTCGCCGTCTGCCACGTGCTGCGGTACGCGCCGTACACCCGGATGGTCAAGCAGCTGGTCGACTCCGGGGCGATCGGCGAGATCGTGTCCGTGCAGCACCACGAGCCGGTCGGCTTCTGGCACCAGGCCCACTCGTTCGTGCGGGGCCACTGGCGCCGCCAGGACCTCGCCAGCTTCATGCTGCTGGCCAAGTCCTGCCACGACATCGACTGGCTCCAGCACGTCGTCGGCCGCGACATCGCCCGCGTGTCCAGCTTCGGCGGCCTGCGCCACTTCCGGCCCGAGAACCGGCCCGAGGGCGCCGCCGACCGGTGCCTGGACTGCGCGGTCGAGCCGGACTGCCCGTACTCGGCGACCCGGCTCTACGGCGGGCAGCTCGCGCAGGGGCGCCACTCGTGGCCGCTGAGCGTGGTCACGCAGGTGTTCACCGAGGAGTCGCTGCTATCCGCGCTGCGCGAGGGCCCGTACGGCCGCTGCGTCTACGCCTGCGACAACGACGTGGTCGACCACCAGGTCGTGGCGATGGAGTTCGACGGCGGCGTCAGCGCCGTGTTCACCATGAACGCCTTCAACACCGGCGGCCACCGCCGCACCCGCCTGTTCGGCACCCGCGGCGAGCTGGTCTGCGAGGGCGACAGCATCACCGTGTACGACTTCGTCACCGGCGCCTGGACCCAGCACGACCCCAGCACCGTCGGCGGGGCCGACTCGGCGGGCGGTCACGGCGGCGGCGACGAGGGTCTGATGGAGGCCTTCGTCACCGCGGTGGCCACCGGCGACCCCGCCCCGATCCTGTCCGGACCGGCCCAGACGCTGAACTCGCACCTGGCGACGTTCGCGGCCGAGCAGGCCCGCCTCGACGGCACCGTCGTCACCGTCGCCAGATGA